From one Salinibacterium hongtaonis genomic stretch:
- a CDS encoding WXG100 family type VII secretion target, whose protein sequence is MADFGASYGAMEAMSNQLSTAREDIQTQLDNLKTAVDDLLGSEFKTQHASGKFGEGYGELTTGLKTATDGIGDMGEALKGMMQAIQELDSKMAGS, encoded by the coding sequence ATGGCAGATTTCGGAGCATCCTACGGCGCGATGGAAGCGATGTCGAACCAGCTCAGCACGGCTCGTGAAGACATCCAGACGCAGCTCGACAACCTTAAGACGGCGGTCGACGACCTCCTCGGCAGCGAGTTCAAGACGCAGCACGCATCCGGCAAGTTCGGTGAGGGCTACGGCGAGCTGACGACGGGTCTCAAGACGGCGACCGACGGCATTGGCGACATGGGCGAAGCGCTCAAGGGAATGATGCAGGCGATCCAGGAGCTCGACTCCAAGATGGCCGGCTCCTAA
- a CDS encoding flagellar protein FlgN, which yields MGDGVLIKYDELKGVDDALKAIVEELKQASKRTDELEQAIGKPFGKSKLKDAAHDFEGGWDDRRNALLEDIEKVQQHVAGVLEGFEQWDTDTSNEMSSAS from the coding sequence ATGGGCGATGGGGTACTCATCAAGTACGACGAGCTCAAGGGCGTCGACGATGCGCTCAAGGCAATCGTCGAAGAGCTCAAGCAGGCGTCAAAGCGCACAGATGAACTAGAGCAGGCAATCGGCAAGCCATTTGGCAAAAGCAAGCTGAAGGATGCCGCTCACGATTTTGAAGGCGGATGGGACGACCGCCGCAACGCCCTCCTCGAAGACATTGAGAAGGTCCAGCAGCACGTCGCGGGCGTGCTCGAAGGATTCGAGCAGTGGGACACCGACACCTCAAACGAAATGTCGTCGGCCTCTTAG
- a CDS encoding FtsK/SpoIIIE domain-containing protein: MVDIVVTADSTATIEDVARSIATTDPMSSSRVLAESPVLTLSVAPPTSQSLVALHPDALIAEAEIGAGFIVSVTPLQSRAHPDGQTAPVAAIVRVHAGPDAGREIPISAGHSIVGRGNGDVDLSDPLVSKRHARIEVGTSIELVDLNSANGVIVDGGMVQRLRVLPGQLITLGDTSISITPVASRDEDLDPVLERGGALMFNRSPRVEVRYPGTEYPYPKVPTEAQPRMFPWPMVVSPIMLGFAMFAFTGRPYALLMIVMTPMMMMANYFSGKSQTGKKLQREVEIYEEQIENLEDELAAQVPIEQERRRAEAPAVAHIYEQAMQLGPLLWTRRPEHWNFLALRLGLGTARSRNTIAVPQSQDGIPRYVRQIEKLRKRHEFIEDVPFVETFPSAGAIGVAGTREVAADVVRGIGVQLFGMHAPNELITAAIVHPSWTPELEWMKWLPHTTSPQSPFAGIALADSQSAGTALLNALEEAILQREGARSGERGPLKDDKGSMTLGAAVGEGVPKGGTLSGDMVMVLFVSSDAPVDRPRLTQIIERGPESGIYTVFFGPTVASLPAGCRTFIDATDGLERARVGYVRSGESYEAVEVEGVSNAYAQVFAKRLAPVVDSSSVEADSSDIPRSINLLSLVGSEAASAPGAVLERWRQNNSIIDRRGLPLPRLKRAGTLKAFVGQGSPDAMTLDLRTQGPHALVGGTTGSGKSEFLQAWVLGMAAEYSPDRVTFLFVDYKGGSAFADCVALPHCVGLVTDLSPHLVRRALTSLRAELHHREHLFNRKKAKDLLELEKRRDPETPPALVLVIDEFAALAGEVPEFVDGVVDIAQRGRSLGIHLIMATQRPAGVIKDNLRANTNLRVALRMADVSDSKDVVGDPVAGTFDPTIPGRGIAKTGPGRLVPFQSAYAGGWTGEVATKAEVKVAELRFGSLVLWEGEVEPESESHDEDLGPNDQKRLVSNFVRATELAAIPAPRRPWLDDLSQTVDIVDLPVHGDSQILLGKADIPERQLQEAVYYVPDRDGSMLVYGTSGSGKSTTLRSIGAAAGMRPDLGDVEVYGLDFGSSSLRSLESLPHVGSIIMGDDAERVQRLLRMIGEVLDKRGRLFSDVNAASITEYREITGQRMPRIVLLLDGFGQFKAEWDATSARLPFYNVFMRILGEGRPLGVHVVATADRAGSVPTSVSANVSKRIVLRLSDESSYQMLGAPKDVLTEHSPVGRAIIDGFEAQVAVLGGTANVAEQSKAFDKLADQLRAEGAREVPEIGALPTQLAIESLPASVGDEPVLGIAEDTLGPRGFEPVGTFSVSGPPQSGKTNALKWLITSMTRFDPEVKLFYFGGRRSQLATYAPWMRSATSTDEAKALAKELVEIIPDESIPGRIMVVIENVTQFADSDAERPLKELFQAINRSDHFLVGDADVSLLSSGFGFVGDFKAGRKGIVLKPDAYDGDSLFKVPFPKVKRSDFPAGRGIFVQNGRLVTVQLPHLD; this comes from the coding sequence ATGGTCGACATCGTCGTCACGGCCGATTCGACCGCGACGATCGAAGACGTCGCCCGGTCCATCGCCACGACCGACCCCATGTCGTCGAGTCGCGTCTTGGCCGAAAGCCCCGTGCTCACGCTGTCGGTCGCGCCTCCGACATCGCAGTCGCTGGTCGCGCTTCACCCCGACGCGCTGATCGCCGAGGCAGAGATCGGCGCCGGCTTTATCGTCTCGGTTACGCCACTGCAGAGTCGGGCCCATCCTGATGGGCAGACCGCGCCGGTCGCCGCAATCGTTCGGGTGCATGCAGGGCCGGATGCCGGTCGGGAGATTCCGATCTCGGCAGGCCACAGCATCGTGGGTCGCGGCAATGGCGACGTTGACCTCTCAGATCCCCTCGTCTCGAAGCGGCATGCCCGCATCGAGGTCGGCACCTCTATCGAGCTCGTCGACCTGAACTCGGCCAACGGGGTCATCGTCGATGGCGGCATGGTGCAGCGGCTTAGGGTGCTCCCAGGCCAGCTCATCACGCTCGGCGATACCAGCATCAGCATCACTCCGGTCGCCTCGCGCGACGAAGACCTCGACCCCGTGCTCGAGCGCGGTGGCGCCCTCATGTTCAACCGTTCACCGCGCGTCGAGGTGCGATACCCGGGCACGGAATACCCCTATCCCAAGGTGCCTACCGAGGCACAGCCGCGAATGTTCCCGTGGCCAATGGTGGTCTCGCCCATCATGCTGGGATTCGCCATGTTCGCGTTCACCGGCAGGCCCTACGCGCTGCTGATGATTGTCATGACGCCCATGATGATGATGGCCAACTACTTCAGCGGAAAATCGCAGACCGGCAAAAAGCTCCAGCGCGAGGTCGAGATCTATGAGGAGCAGATCGAGAACCTCGAAGACGAACTCGCAGCGCAGGTTCCCATCGAGCAAGAGCGGCGCCGCGCAGAAGCACCCGCCGTTGCGCACATCTATGAGCAGGCGATGCAGTTGGGCCCGCTCCTCTGGACGAGACGCCCCGAGCACTGGAACTTTCTTGCTCTGCGGCTGGGACTCGGCACGGCTCGCAGCAGAAACACCATCGCCGTGCCGCAAAGCCAGGACGGCATCCCACGTTACGTGCGTCAGATCGAAAAGCTGCGCAAACGGCACGAGTTCATTGAGGACGTTCCCTTTGTCGAGACCTTCCCTTCTGCGGGTGCGATCGGTGTGGCGGGAACCCGCGAGGTAGCCGCCGATGTCGTGCGCGGCATTGGCGTGCAGCTGTTCGGTATGCACGCGCCCAACGAGCTGATCACAGCAGCGATCGTGCACCCGTCCTGGACGCCAGAGCTTGAGTGGATGAAGTGGCTGCCGCACACGACGAGCCCTCAGTCGCCGTTCGCGGGGATCGCTCTCGCGGACAGTCAGTCGGCGGGCACCGCTCTGCTCAACGCTCTTGAGGAGGCCATCCTCCAGCGAGAGGGCGCCCGCTCGGGTGAGCGTGGTCCTCTCAAAGACGACAAGGGATCGATGACTCTCGGTGCCGCCGTCGGCGAGGGCGTGCCCAAGGGTGGAACACTCTCCGGCGACATGGTCATGGTGCTCTTCGTTTCGAGCGATGCCCCCGTCGACCGTCCCCGGCTCACCCAGATCATCGAGCGCGGCCCAGAATCCGGCATCTACACCGTGTTCTTCGGACCGACGGTGGCCTCTCTCCCTGCGGGCTGCCGCACCTTTATCGACGCGACAGATGGTTTGGAGCGCGCCAGGGTCGGCTACGTGCGCTCGGGAGAGAGCTACGAGGCGGTCGAGGTTGAGGGCGTTTCTAACGCCTACGCGCAGGTCTTCGCTAAGAGGCTCGCGCCCGTGGTGGATTCCAGCTCGGTCGAGGCCGACTCCAGTGACATCCCCCGCAGCATCAACCTGCTCAGCCTTGTGGGCAGCGAGGCGGCATCCGCCCCAGGGGCGGTCCTTGAGCGATGGCGGCAGAACAACTCGATCATCGACCGTCGCGGTCTTCCGCTGCCCCGCCTCAAGCGCGCTGGCACCCTGAAGGCATTCGTAGGTCAGGGCAGTCCGGATGCGATGACGCTTGACCTGCGAACCCAGGGGCCGCACGCCCTCGTCGGAGGCACGACGGGTTCGGGCAAGTCTGAGTTTTTGCAGGCATGGGTTTTGGGCATGGCGGCGGAGTACAGCCCAGATCGCGTGACGTTTCTCTTTGTGGACTACAAGGGCGGCTCGGCGTTTGCCGATTGTGTTGCGCTGCCTCACTGTGTCGGCCTCGTCACCGACCTGAGCCCGCACCTTGTGCGCCGCGCGCTCACGAGCCTGCGGGCAGAACTCCATCACCGCGAGCACCTCTTCAACCGAAAGAAGGCAAAGGACCTTCTCGAGCTTGAGAAGCGCCGCGACCCCGAGACCCCGCCAGCGCTCGTCCTCGTGATCGACGAGTTCGCCGCCCTTGCTGGCGAGGTTCCCGAGTTCGTCGACGGCGTGGTCGACATCGCCCAGCGCGGGCGATCGCTGGGAATCCACCTCATCATGGCCACTCAGCGCCCCGCCGGCGTGATCAAGGACAACCTGAGAGCAAACACCAACCTGCGGGTGGCCCTTCGCATGGCCGATGTCTCTGACTCAAAGGACGTGGTCGGCGACCCGGTTGCCGGCACCTTTGACCCCACGATTCCGGGCCGCGGAATCGCTAAGACCGGTCCGGGGCGACTCGTGCCCTTCCAATCGGCCTATGCCGGTGGGTGGACAGGCGAGGTTGCAACCAAGGCTGAGGTCAAGGTCGCTGAGTTGAGGTTTGGCTCGCTCGTGCTCTGGGAGGGCGAAGTTGAGCCTGAGTCGGAGTCGCACGACGAAGACCTTGGCCCCAACGACCAGAAGCGCCTGGTGAGCAACTTTGTGCGGGCAACGGAACTCGCCGCGATCCCCGCGCCGAGGAGGCCCTGGCTCGACGACCTTTCCCAGACGGTCGATATCGTCGATCTGCCCGTCCACGGCGATTCGCAGATTCTGCTGGGCAAGGCCGATATTCCTGAACGTCAGTTGCAGGAGGCCGTCTACTACGTGCCGGATCGGGACGGGTCGATGCTCGTCTACGGCACGAGTGGATCAGGCAAGTCAACGACGCTCCGATCGATCGGAGCAGCCGCTGGCATGCGCCCCGATCTCGGTGACGTCGAGGTCTACGGCCTCGACTTCGGCTCCAGCTCGCTGCGGTCACTTGAGTCATTGCCGCATGTCGGCTCGATCATCATGGGTGACGATGCGGAGAGGGTGCAGCGTCTGCTGCGCATGATCGGCGAGGTTCTCGACAAGCGTGGCCGCCTTTTCAGTGACGTCAACGCCGCGAGTATCACCGAATATCGTGAGATCACGGGGCAGCGGATGCCCCGCATCGTGCTGCTTCTCGACGGGTTCGGCCAGTTCAAGGCAGAGTGGGATGCAACATCCGCTCGCCTGCCGTTCTACAACGTCTTTATGCGCATCCTCGGTGAGGGGCGGCCGCTCGGCGTTCATGTCGTCGCGACGGCCGACCGTGCAGGAAGCGTGCCGACATCGGTCAGCGCCAACGTGTCGAAGCGCATTGTGCTGCGACTCTCGGACGAGTCCTCGTACCAGATGCTCGGTGCGCCCAAGGATGTTCTCACGGAGCACTCTCCGGTCGGCCGAGCCATAATCGATGGGTTTGAGGCTCAGGTTGCGGTGCTCGGGGGCACGGCCAATGTCGCTGAGCAGTCGAAGGCCTTCGACAAGCTGGCCGATCAGTTGCGCGCTGAGGGTGCGCGGGAGGTACCCGAGATCGGTGCGCTGCCCACTCAGCTTGCGATCGAGTCGCTGCCGGCATCTGTCGGCGACGAACCCGTTCTGGGTATCGCAGAAGACACTCTCGGCCCCCGAGGGTTCGAGCCCGTCGGCACCTTCTCCGTTTCGGGGCCGCCGCAGAGCGGTAAGACCAATGCTCTCAAGTGGCTCATCACCTCGATGACGCGCTTTGACCCCGAGGTCAAACTCTTCTACTTCGGCGGTCGCAGGTCGCAACTGGCGACCTACGCACCGTGGATGCGAAGCGCAACGTCCACCGATGAGGCAAAGGCCCTGGCCAAGGAGCTCGTTGAGATCATTCCTGACGAGTCGATTCCGGGTCGCATCATGGTGGTCATCGAGAACGTGACTCAGTTTGCCGATTCCGACGCAGAGAGGCCGCTCAAGGAGCTCTTCCAAGCAATCAACCGAAGCGATCATTTCCTCGTTGGCGACGCCGATGTTTCGCTTCTCTCCAGCGGCTTCGGGTTCGTCGGTGACTTCAAGGCTGGCCGCAAAGGCATCGTGCTCAAGCCGGATGCCTACGACGGTGACTCGCTCTTTAAGGTTCCGTTCCCCAAGGTCAAGCGAAGCGACTTCCCCGCGGGACGAGGCATCTTTGTGCAGAACGGTCGCCTCGTGACGGTGCAGTTGCCCCACCTGGACTGA
- a CDS encoding RDD family protein: MPARPGLRSLAFAIDAAIVLLLTLPMTLGTLPLWMGALASVNPADPLSLLADDGFVWGAIFYGIGQLLLMIFLLVQLILHGRRGITVGKAIVGLRSVNVVRFTKPGFWRMFMRGVIFWASLTIVPILGAVPFLLSPLWDPQKRGRGWLDRVGGNWLIDARRGLDPFDTKAMRHARRRLEKPEVEAEQRMPSLATTTSGAVVDFVPAGRSRSGVVAPGGYDNAAEAWVPPPIAEMPAAAPAQPAHQPRPPAQQAAAASPAKPGAIFEFDDGAKLRVSGSGLLGRAPQIPQGEAFDHAIPVADETLMISKTHAQFEVDDSGCWFTDRGSVNGVEVVKPGGSTGDLVPWERSLIPWGSTVTLGGRTLTLVPDPQSNGGNR, encoded by the coding sequence GTGCCGGCCCGGCCGGGGCTGCGCTCGCTCGCGTTCGCGATCGATGCCGCAATCGTGCTGTTGCTCACCCTGCCCATGACGCTCGGAACGCTCCCGCTCTGGATGGGCGCGCTTGCTTCTGTCAATCCCGCGGACCCGCTCAGCCTTCTCGCCGACGACGGGTTCGTGTGGGGCGCGATCTTCTATGGCATTGGGCAGTTGCTGCTCATGATCTTTTTGCTCGTGCAACTGATTCTTCACGGGCGCCGGGGGATTACCGTCGGCAAAGCGATCGTGGGTCTCCGGTCGGTGAATGTGGTTCGGTTCACCAAACCGGGTTTCTGGCGCATGTTCATGCGGGGCGTGATCTTTTGGGCCTCGCTCACGATTGTGCCCATTCTCGGGGCGGTGCCGTTTCTGCTGTCGCCCCTGTGGGATCCGCAGAAGCGCGGACGAGGGTGGCTCGACCGAGTGGGCGGCAACTGGCTCATCGACGCCCGGCGCGGTCTTGACCCGTTCGACACCAAGGCGATGCGCCACGCCCGTCGCCGACTCGAGAAGCCGGAGGTGGAGGCAGAGCAGCGCATGCCATCGCTGGCGACCACAACCTCCGGAGCTGTTGTCGACTTCGTGCCGGCCGGCCGCTCCCGCTCGGGCGTCGTCGCTCCCGGCGGCTATGACAACGCTGCAGAAGCCTGGGTGCCGCCGCCCATTGCAGAGATGCCTGCCGCAGCGCCTGCACAACCGGCGCATCAGCCACGACCGCCAGCACAGCAGGCCGCAGCCGCATCCCCAGCCAAGCCCGGCGCAATCTTCGAGTTTGACGATGGCGCCAAGCTCCGGGTTTCTGGCTCTGGACTGCTCGGCCGCGCTCCCCAGATTCCGCAGGGGGAGGCGTTCGACCATGCGATTCCGGTTGCCGACGAGACCCTCATGATCTCGAAGACGCACGCGCAGTTCGAGGTGGACGACAGCGGATGCTGGTTCACCGATCGCGGCTCAGTCAACGGTGTGGAGGTGGTGAAGCCGGGCGGTTCCACCGGCGACCTCGTGCCGTGGGAGCGCAGTCTCATCCCCTGGGGGTCAACGGTCACCCTCGGCGGGCGCACACTCACGCTCGTACCAGATCCTCAATCGAACGGTGGTAACCGGTGA
- the rpoC gene encoding DNA-directed RNA polymerase subunit beta' — MLDVTTFDELRIGLATADDIRRWSHGEVKKPETINYRTLKPEKDGLFGEQIFGPSRDWECSCGKYKRVRFKGIVCERCGVEVTKSSVRRERMGHIELAAPVTHIWYFKGVPSRLGYLLDMAPKDLEKVIYFAAYMVISVDEQGRHDDMPGLENEIRLEIAELEKQRDSKIADRLAKLETDLAALEEEGAKADQKRRTKDGAEKEMSQTRKAFDEQIAQLERVWEDFRTLKVGDLKPEDSVFHELQDRFGIYFEAFMGAEAIQKRLLSFDLQAESDELHDQIANGKGQKKIRAIKRLKVVNSFLQTGNSPAAMVLEVVPVIPPELRPMVQLDGGRFATSDLNDLYRRVINRNNRLRRLLDLGAPEIIVNNEKRMLQEAVDALFDNGRRGRPVTGTGNRALKSLSDMLKGKQGRFRQNLLGKRVDYSGRSVIIVGPQLKLHQCGLPKQMALELFKPFVIKRLIDLSHAQNIKSAKRMVERSRPQVWDVLEEIIRERPVLLNRAPTLHRLGIQAFEPQLVEGKAIQLHPLVCAAFNADFDGDQMAVHLPLSVEAQAEARVLMLASNNILKPSDGRPVTLPAQDMIIGLHHLTTLVEGAEGEGRAFSSIAEAILAFDQKSLSLNAKARIRLVGEKFEGGRQLVETSLGRALFNEALPVDYPWVEALADKGQLSAIVNDLAERYPKVEVAATLDRIKDAGYYWATRSGVTAALSDFVSPPNKREIIAGYEKQAAKVQSQFEKGLTTDAERRQELIEIWNKATAEVATAMQDNMPSDNNINRMVTSGARGNWMQVRQIAGMRGLVSNPKGEIIPRPILSSYREGLSVAEYFIATHGARKGLADTALRTADSGYLTRRLVDVSQDVIIREDDCGTSRGLELVLAAPDANGVLVADPNVENSLYARSLAEDAVDAKGTVIAKAGDDVGDVLIADLIAAGITHAKVRSVLTCESAAGVCAVCYGRSLATGKLVDIGEAVGIIAAQSIGEPGTQLTMRTFHTGGVASADDITQGLPRVTELFEARTPKGASPIAEAAGRITIEDTDRSRKLILTPDSGDEPIAYPVLKRATLLVEDGEHVELGQQLHIGAIDPKEVLRVRGVRAVQQHLVDGVQGVYRSQGVPIHDKHIEVIVRQMLRKVTVVDHGDTGLLPGELVDRSKYNTLNRAALTEGRKTASARQEVMGITKASLATESWLSAASFQETTRVLTQAAMDGKSDPLLGLKENVIIGKLIPAGTGLPRYRNVSVEATEEAKAERYPNRIFSDDSSFSEADLSFVDFDSFSSDDFTPGTYN; from the coding sequence TTGCTCGACGTAACCACGTTCGATGAGCTTCGTATTGGCCTCGCGACCGCAGACGACATCCGTCGCTGGTCGCACGGTGAGGTGAAGAAGCCTGAGACGATCAACTACCGCACGCTCAAGCCCGAGAAGGATGGCCTCTTCGGAGAGCAGATCTTCGGCCCGAGCCGTGACTGGGAGTGCTCCTGTGGCAAGTACAAGCGTGTGCGCTTCAAGGGCATCGTTTGTGAGCGCTGTGGCGTAGAGGTCACGAAGTCGTCTGTGCGCCGTGAGCGCATGGGCCACATCGAACTCGCCGCCCCCGTCACCCACATCTGGTACTTCAAGGGTGTTCCTAGCCGCCTCGGCTACCTGCTCGACATGGCGCCGAAGGACCTCGAAAAGGTCATCTACTTCGCCGCATACATGGTGATTTCGGTCGATGAGCAGGGCCGTCACGACGACATGCCCGGTCTCGAGAACGAGATCCGTCTGGAGATCGCCGAGCTCGAGAAGCAGCGCGACTCCAAGATCGCTGACCGTCTTGCCAAGCTCGAGACTGACCTTGCCGCTCTTGAAGAAGAGGGTGCAAAGGCAGACCAGAAGCGCCGCACGAAGGATGGCGCCGAGAAGGAGATGTCGCAGACCCGCAAGGCCTTCGACGAGCAGATCGCTCAGCTTGAGCGCGTGTGGGAAGACTTCCGCACCCTCAAGGTTGGCGACCTCAAGCCTGAGGACAGCGTCTTCCACGAGCTCCAGGACCGTTTCGGAATCTACTTCGAGGCCTTCATGGGCGCCGAGGCCATCCAGAAGCGTCTCCTCTCGTTCGACCTTCAGGCCGAGAGCGACGAGCTGCACGACCAGATCGCCAACGGCAAGGGTCAGAAGAAGATCCGCGCCATCAAGCGCCTCAAGGTTGTCAACTCGTTCCTGCAGACCGGCAACTCGCCGGCCGCAATGGTGCTCGAGGTTGTTCCGGTTATCCCGCCGGAGCTTCGCCCGATGGTTCAGCTCGACGGTGGACGTTTCGCAACGTCTGACCTCAACGACCTGTACCGCCGTGTGATCAACCGCAACAACCGTCTTCGTCGTCTGCTTGACCTCGGTGCCCCCGAGATCATCGTCAACAACGAGAAGCGGATGCTGCAGGAGGCCGTCGACGCACTGTTCGACAACGGTCGTCGTGGTCGTCCGGTGACGGGTACCGGCAACCGCGCCCTCAAGTCCCTCAGCGACATGCTGAAGGGTAAGCAGGGTCGATTCCGCCAGAACCTCCTCGGAAAGCGCGTTGACTACTCTGGCCGTTCGGTCATCATCGTCGGCCCGCAGCTCAAGCTGCACCAGTGTGGTCTGCCCAAGCAGATGGCTCTCGAGCTGTTCAAGCCGTTCGTGATCAAGCGTCTTATCGACCTGAGCCACGCGCAGAACATCAAGAGCGCCAAGCGCATGGTTGAGCGTTCACGTCCGCAGGTGTGGGATGTGCTCGAGGAGATCATCCGCGAGCGCCCCGTTCTGCTGAACCGCGCACCTACGCTTCACCGTCTGGGCATCCAGGCGTTTGAGCCCCAGCTCGTAGAGGGCAAGGCCATCCAGCTTCACCCGCTCGTGTGTGCAGCGTTCAACGCTGACTTCGACGGTGACCAGATGGCGGTGCACCTGCCGCTGTCGGTCGAGGCACAGGCTGAGGCCCGCGTGCTGATGCTCGCCTCGAACAACATCCTCAAGCCGTCTGACGGCCGCCCGGTGACCCTGCCCGCACAGGACATGATCATCGGTCTGCACCACCTCACCACGCTGGTGGAGGGTGCAGAGGGCGAAGGCCGTGCGTTCTCGTCGATCGCCGAGGCTATCCTCGCGTTCGACCAGAAGTCGCTCAGCCTCAACGCCAAGGCGCGCATCCGCCTCGTCGGCGAGAAGTTCGAGGGTGGACGCCAGCTGGTCGAGACCTCGCTCGGTCGCGCACTCTTCAACGAGGCGCTCCCGGTCGATTACCCCTGGGTTGAGGCGCTTGCCGACAAGGGCCAGCTCTCCGCGATCGTCAACGACCTCGCAGAGCGCTACCCCAAGGTGGAGGTCGCGGCAACGCTCGACCGCATCAAGGACGCCGGTTACTACTGGGCTACCCGCTCGGGCGTTACCGCTGCTCTCTCTGACTTCGTGAGCCCGCCCAACAAGCGCGAGATCATTGCAGGCTACGAGAAGCAGGCTGCAAAGGTTCAGAGCCAGTTCGAGAAGGGCCTCACGACCGACGCCGAGCGTCGTCAGGAGCTCATCGAGATCTGGAACAAGGCAACGGCCGAGGTCGCCACGGCGATGCAGGACAACATGCCGTCTGACAACAACATCAACCGCATGGTCACCTCTGGTGCTCGTGGTAACTGGATGCAGGTTCGTCAGATCGCCGGTATGCGTGGTCTGGTGTCGAACCCGAAGGGTGAGATCATCCCTCGCCCGATCCTGTCGTCCTACCGCGAGGGCCTCTCGGTTGCCGAGTACTTCATCGCAACCCACGGTGCCCGCAAGGGTCTGGCCGACACGGCGCTTCGTACCGCCGACTCCGGTTACCTGACCCGTCGTCTGGTCGACGTTTCGCAGGATGTCATCATCCGCGAGGACGACTGTGGCACGTCGCGTGGTCTCGAGCTTGTGCTCGCAGCCCCCGATGCCAACGGTGTTCTCGTCGCTGACCCCAACGTCGAGAACTCGCTCTACGCCCGCAGCCTTGCTGAGGACGCAGTCGACGCCAAGGGAACGGTTATCGCCAAGGCTGGTGACGACGTCGGAGACGTTCTCATCGCTGACCTCATCGCGGCGGGCATCACGCACGCCAAGGTGCGCTCGGTGCTCACGTGTGAGTCGGCCGCCGGTGTTTGTGCTGTTTGCTACGGTCGCTCGCTGGCCACCGGCAAGCTCGTCGACATCGGAGAGGCCGTCGGCATCATCGCGGCTCAGTCGATCGGTGAGCCCGGAACGCAGCTCACGATGCGTACCTTCCACACCGGTGGTGTCGCATCCGCTGATGACATCACGCAGGGTCTGCCGCGCGTCACGGAGCTCTTCGAGGCTCGTACCCCCAAGGGTGCTTCCCCGATCGCCGAGGCCGCTGGTCGCATCACCATCGAGGACACGGACCGCAGCCGCAAGCTGATCCTGACCCCCGACAGTGGCGACGAGCCCATCGCGTACCCCGTGCTCAAGCGTGCAACCCTCCTCGTTGAGGATGGCGAGCACGTTGAGCTTGGTCAGCAGTTGCACATCGGTGCGATTGACCCCAAGGAGGTTCTGCGGGTTCGCGGTGTTCGCGCCGTTCAGCAGCACCTCGTCGATGGTGTCCAGGGCGTTTACCGCTCGCAGGGTGTGCCGATTCACGACAAGCACATCGAGGTCATCGTTCGTCAGATGCTCCGCAAGGTCACCGTGGTCGACCACGGCGACACCGGACTCCTGCCCGGCGAGCTCGTCGACCGTTCGAAGTACAACACTCTCAACCGTGCTGCGCTGACCGAGGGTCGCAAGACCGCTTCGGCCCGCCAGGAGGTTATGGGTATCACCAAGGCGTCGCTCGCGACCGAGTCGTGGCTGTCGGCCGCGTCGTTCCAGGAGACCACGCGTGTTCTCACGCAGGCCGCCATGGACGGCAAGTCCGACCCGCTGCTCGGCCTCAAGGAGAACGTGATCATCGGAAAGCTGATCCCGGCCGGTACGGGTCTTCCCCGCTACCGCAACGTCTCGGTAGAGGCGACGGAAGAGGCGAAGGCGGAGCGTTACCCGAACCGCATCTTCTCTGACGACTCGTCGTTCAGCGAAGCTGATCTGAGCTTTGTCGATTTCGACAGCTTCAGCTCGGATGACTTCACGCCAGGCACCTACAACTAA